From Centroberyx gerrardi isolate f3 chromosome 15, fCenGer3.hap1.cur.20231027, whole genome shotgun sequence:
CACCCAAGAGGTGTTTCACCATAGAGTCTTTGGTGGCGAAGGATAATCCTCTACCGGTGTCCCGGTCCGAGGAGCCCATCCGGCCAGCGGCTCTCAGCTATGCAAACTCCGGCCAGATGAACCCGTTTCTGAACGGCTTTCACTCCGGCGGCAGGGGCGTCTACTCTAACCCGGACTTGGTGTTCGCCGAGGCGGTCTCTCATCCGCCCAACTCCGTCCCGGTGCATCCGGTGGCCCCGCCGCACGCGCTGGCCGCTCACCCACTTTCCTCCTCACACAGTCCGCACCCTCTTTTCGCCAGCCAGCAAAGAGACCCTTCAACTTTCTACCCCTGGTTAATACACAGATATAGGTACTTGGGCCACAGATTTCAAGGTAAGTTCGAGCGCTTCGTCTTTGGCTCACTTTTACGCACGAAACGCGCCGAACGGCCGGAGAATGATGTGTgatttttcctccctccatcattgCTGACAACAGGCTGCGATATAGATGGAATTAAAAGTGTGTGAAGCTGTAGTGGAGAGTAGTCCAGTGGTTTTAAAGCCTGCCATCTTCCCTGACCGGGCCGAACAATGCACGAATATTGTTAAAGGTTATTTCGTTCAAAATGACGAATCTctgatgcatttctttatttaagCCTCTTGGATAAAGAAGCCTGAATAAAGAAACGATGCTTTCCTTGCCTTCTAAAAACGTTTGGCCCCTTGAGTGTCTGTTTAAGGCTAAAAAATACACCACTACTATATTTGAAATGTCAATATGCAGTTGGgcctgtatatatatttatatggcTCTTTCGATTCCCTGTAGTTTGTGCTAAAGGCTATTTCACGTTTTCACTACATCGATGCattatttggttttatttttaaagggaaaaaaatagaaaacaattcTGATGGCATGGgcatttttttttggctgttGCTAATTTCTTGCGGGACTGATTAGACTCAAATGTGTGGTAATTTAATTTTGAATGACTAAGTTGACTTGGCCTGTGTGCTATAACAGTAGACTACATGCTTATTAATGCAGGCAATTATATTCGTTCTGCTTTTGCTGGTTGCACATTTTTATAATATTTCTGTCAACA
This genomic window contains:
- the emx2 gene encoding homeobox protein EMX2 — encoded protein: MFQPTPKRCFTIESLVAKDNPLPVSRSEEPIRPAALSYANSGQMNPFLNGFHSGGRGVYSNPDLVFAEAVSHPPNSVPVHPVAPPHALAAHPLSSSHSPHPLFASQQRDPSTFYPWLIHRYRYLGHRFQGNETSPESFLLHNALARKPKRIRTAFSPSQLLRLEHAFEKNHYVVGAERKQLAHSLSLTETQVKVWFQNRRTKFKRQKLEEEGSESQQKKKGTHHINRWRLATKQASPEEIDVTSDD